The sequence ACTCATCACTATCACCTCAAAGACCAATGCAATAACAACAAGcattaagaaaataaacaactgtttgGTTAAAAATGATGGACATTGGTAATTCTATATAACCTCTGTTCAgagttttcattttcaattcatttcaatCACCTTGTATTAACAAAACCAGTATTTCACGATGATAATATAAACCACTGGTTCAATAACAACAATAACTTCCTATTATATCACAATAGTCGTACTGTTTTTGTAttcttattaaaaataaaaacacaaattaaaaagattattaaaaataatgataagcCTATTTCAATTTCCACCGTGGAAAAATATGTTTCAGTATTTCcttatcatttcaaaatatatgattGTTCCTCAAAAGAGTTATGAAATCTGTGAATTAGATCCAAAAATTATCTAACTTGTCAGCCTATGATCACCATTAAACACTTGATTTTGTGTTATCCAATTACCACTTTTACATTGGAGTTTTGAAATTTAGTTGGAAATTcattaagtacatgtatgcaaagatattaaaaaacattttggtgcaaaataacaaaaaataaaagatgagTGAAATCATGTATATATAGCATCAAAGTATGATGAagcaatatttgattttatttctaaaGCTCGAAACCTATTCTTTCCATTCCGACAGGAAATGAATTAAAACAGTAAGTACAAAACTTTAAGATAAGAAAGattcaaaatgatataaaaactcTTTCCTATTGTACAATAATAAGTGTAAATTTCGtgataacaatattaaaaataatttttaaaatataaatatatatttgaacatACTGACATTGTATGACTTATAACTTTGATGAaaggtttttgaataaattggaATTTAGTTTGGTTTAGAAGAAAAAGCTTCAAAAGAGTTCCATTTGCTGATAGCAAAACACCTCATTCATGAAATGTAATGGGTTGTTTAGTACATTTGTAAGTATTAATTCTCTCCTCCAACTATGCTCAATATAAAAGCTCATATCTTACAGTGAACAGTACATTGATAAACATACTTATACAACGACccttatatgtttaaaactttcttttgacaaaataaaaagtcttAAATGTCTATTGTTTCCAAAATGTgtagcaaaaattaaaaaaaaacaaacttttattcTGGCAAAATATGGCATACATttgcataaaataattttgaaatatgacaGAAAAAGAATATGTCTGCATCAactgatagatatataaatagcCAAGTTGTTTTTGACTGAATTCCTACAAGAACATTCCTAATAAACTTTCATTAGTTATTAATGAAACATAATTCAGGTGTTTGGAAAATTTCtcttaaatagaaaatttcCTATAGTGATAAATGTTCAGCTTTGTAAACTAACATAAATAAGTCATATATGGCATTGAAAATGATGATAACATTCTTTTGCACACATTAAGAAAGCTTTTCCTAAGTACATACAGgttttctaattaaaaaaaaatgcttattttggtgATTCTTCTACTTCCTCCAAAGCTGATTCTTTTTCTTCTAATGCAGATTCTTCAATTTCTTCCACTTTCTCTTCATCTTTTTTCTCCTCTTCCCCTTTTTCACTAGGTATATCTTGTGATGTATTCATAGAAGATAGAGAAGAATCGGCATCATCTTCTACGTTACTGGTCAGATCCACCATTTCCGAGCTGATTTCATCCACATACTCTGTGGACATATTCTCCATCATGCTGTCATCTTCCCCACTATCCAAGATGACTTCCCCATAACGCACATGAGTCTTCCTGTGTCGATGTAAATTCCAACTTCTCGAAAACCTTTTCCCACATACATTACAGGAAAATCTAAGTATGTGGTTGTACTTGTGGAATTTCAAAGATTGTGCATCTCTGAAATACTTTCCGCAAGTATCACACTGCATTCCTCCTACAAAATCTGGGCTTACCTCCCCTGGGGAAACACGCTGTCGCTTCTTCATCTGCTGATGATTCAGAAGATTAGAAAAACCATGTATACCCACCATATGCATTTCTAACAAATGCTTAGCAACAAACATTTGTTTACAAATCTGACATTCAAACATAGCTTCTAATGTTCCGGGAAATGGATCTGAATCCAGCTGACTGGCATCAGCGCTACCCTCTTCACTAGATTGATATTGCTGGTTTTTAGCTGAGGTGCTAGATGAATTGTTTGGCTCGGACATTTCTGCATCATTTGACTTTTCTGAATCTCTGTGAGGTGCCATCATCTGTAAGGTGGGTGGTGGGGGTGGTTGAGAGGGTCTAACAAACATGTATTGTTGGGAATAGTTAACTGATTGACCTGTCAATTTTGGTTGAATGTGTGACATGTCAACAACTGTCtttgttagttttatttttccttCACTGTCTTTCTTTCTTCCTTCTCTATAATACTCTCTGTAGTCATCTAAAAAGTCAAGGTCATACTGATTACATATAgtcacaaaaaaatgatttgaagaTATTGCTCTGAATAATAATAAGAATAGAATATTTATTAGACTTGTATAGATTCACATAATATTGATGTGAATTAATTGTCAGATTTTGTTCTTTTACTAATTAGATTTAAAAGCAAACTTAAGTTTTCGTTGTCAAGTTCATCATGATGCTATGTGACTATCTAATTTTTGTAAGTAGTAatggtaattttattttagaaaatgaatgaaaaaactTCTATATATGTTAGTTCTTTAACAACCACATATCAcctttaaccctttcctccattgaatttttttttttgcatacctgattcgcataggatttttttaataaaatgctgAACATACGCTTTTAAGTATTAAGGCATTgcgaaaaacaactatttcatcaaatgaatttaactcagatattcctatgatattccttttcatattggatacaaattttattaagtctactgcagacactttgtagtcaaagtgtttcaactgaggtactacacaggcgtcaaaaggcgtcattatggaggaaagggttaattaATTTGAGAATAAGGAAAAGGGGAATGCGTAAAAGAGACAACACCttgaccaaagagcaaaaaataGCCGACGGCTACGGATTGGTTTCAACATAGCGAGAAAACCTCCCACCTTGAGGCAGATTTCAACTGGCTCCTTAACAAAAATGTGGGCTTGTTCAGGGAAAATGGATGTCAAACTAAACTCTGACTGACATATTTAGTGGTTGTTGATGAATATCAATAGCATTAGCAATGCTTAGGTCTGGACTACCCATCTTCTGGACCACAAAATAAGGTACACACTTTATTTCTGTGATCAGTTAAGTGTGGAATAGGGGTCAAAACCATAGTTTCATGTATAATGTAAAAAGTTCTCATCATAGTgaacatgtgaactaagtttcaTGTTCATGTGACCACAACTTCATGGTATATTCCATACCCAAACATTTGTAATGCAGGACAAAGACATGCtgaccagaaaatataatgtcCCCTactatacatttgtagttcatGTAGTCTGGATTTGTTCAGAAATATATATCATACCTTGTAGTGCTTCATAAGAGAAATCTTGCACTTCTGTTTTGATATTAACAACATCACTGTCCACTGTCTCTATAGATCCAGAATCTGACAGTGGTCTTCCTGAGGTAGATACACTTGGACTAGTTCTAGGACTTGAACGACTAGAACTCTCAACTTTAGAAGGCTCAACAATGCTGTAACGTCCAATCTCTGAGTCAAAATGTGGTTTTCTGTCTTCAATCTGCAAAAATTGTGAATGAATTGTTTACGTCTACTGACATTTTACCGACCAGTTCGTTTCtggcatacatgtacatgtattatattttttaagttaCTTCCTTGTCTTTCCAAATATCcttttactgatttttaatttgttgaaaattactATCAATACATCAACCATTATTTCAGCTTTTACGTACcggtaaatacatgtaaaatacgAGTATACATGCAGGAACATGTATGTactaactttttttatatagattagaccattggttttcccatttgaatggttttacaatagtaattttggggccattgatagcttgttgttcggtgtgagccaaggctccgtgttgaaggccgtacattgacctataatggtttactttttttttaaattgttatttggatggagagttgtctcattggcactcacaccacatctttctatatctatgtGATTTttgaagagagaaaaaaaaaccatgtgaCAGTGTATGATGATAATAATCCACTAAAATTCATTACAGGCTATAAGTTTCAGATCCAATGTTTCGCTGTGAAGATGCTCATTATCACAAGCATTTATTATTAACCTAAGGAATAACAGAACAACCTTATATTTTCCCCCTCGCAAAGCACATATCTTTCATGTATTTGTCCAAGAGTAGTACACTACATTGTATAAAGCccattatattttcttttttttaaatttaggtgCGAGATTTAAGATAAATTCAAAAAGTTCTAAGAAATGAATATACAAATTCTAGTCTTAATCAAATCTCTACAAGTGAATGAAAGCACTAGTTTTACGCTGAGCtcatttcaacattttttattttcacttcatcaaattttcatgCCTATATTATACATCCCCATAATTTTCAAACTGGAAACAAAGGAAAACTAACTCCATGATTATGGCGGTACTTTGACGTAcatgtataatggtttacttttacaaattgtgacttggattgagagttgtctcactggcactaataccacatctttttattcaatGTATCTAGACCATGTAGACTATTAAAATTAAACCTACATGTATTCTTATTCTTATCTTCCTTTATCTGCACTGAttctacttttaaaaaaaaactccatcAAAATTAGTGTTCTTTACATTGTAACAGCACATTTTCTTACCTCAGAAGCAAAAGACTGTTGTGCATTTAAAAAGGTTAAGCACAACTTCTCTACCTCTTTCACTTGAAGAGTATTGGCAAGAGAGAAAATTTGTTCTGCAGAATCAGAATCAACAGTTATCACTCCATTGTAGAAAAAATCTACGATAGATTTGACTATTCGATCATCATAACTTCTAAGCTGAATTTCTGCTACATTTCTCCTATCTGTATTTCTATGTATACAATGGTAAAAATAAGGGCTAAATGCTGCTAGAATGAGTCGATGGGCATGAATCTGTGAACTTTTGGAGTATAATATAACATCACAGAATTCACCACAGCTATAGAAATGTTTCAGCTGTTGGGAAAGTTTGGATGTCTGTTTATCACACCTATAAACCATTGATAACGGAGCTGAATTCATCTTCTTAAGAACTTCTGTAGTGATTTAACACTGCTACATCATCCGTGGTtcctgaaaaaatcaaaaaaaagatttaataatCCACATTTCTCTCAACTAGAGAACCACAACATACATTTTAGAATGAACTGTGATGTTCCTCTAGCACCGCagtatggtgtttatatattcCAACTTATAAGCTACATGTATGCTGGTTTGCCGGAGCctacatatacatttgtacatgtatagtgatgtttaagattttgatgttttagattttaatgaaAGTAATCTATTTACAATGTATTACAGGTAAATTTTTAGTCAGGTATTTAGTTAccacaaattacttaaaacctttactaacttccatcatacatgtcatagatccacaaaaattggtctGCAAGTTTGGCTGTACATAGTACATGttcctgtagaaaacttatttggATCAGAATAGCACATCCTTAATATTACGGCAAAGGTGTAAACCAAACCGTAAATTCATAAATGGAGATGTTGTAAACCAAGTccagaaatttatataaatgtacatgtaatatctgggtacacagctacttttgcataggtattatttctgtactaaaaaaatgcagtgctggaaatttacttttaatattttgtactattcctttactttaaaactattgtaatttaggtacttgtattttacagtacttgatttgtactaaatattttggtacagaaataatacaatattccatgtttgaaaatcataattttaagagatttgaaattgaaaaactttcataatgctgaaaatgtaacggtaGTAACAAAAAATTTGTAGTATAtgtacctaaatttcaagtacaaattaagtactgtaaaacacaggtacctaaatattacaataattctagagtaacaaaatagtactgaatattaaaagtagatttccagtactacaaatttttagtacagaaatagtacctatgcaaaagtagatGTGTAAACCTATAAATCCTTTAAAAAACCTTATTCTAAATGGTTACCTGTTCAACATTGCAATTAAATCTTTGAATAGTGGttctatttgtaaaaatattgattttgttatcagtgtATCAAAAGTTAGTTGTTTCAATTTATAAGTTAAAGTTGCTCAACTCTGAGACTATTACCATGATAACactaatataattatattatgtcCAAGCTTAactgttaaatttatatatctttttaatgaGAAATACTTAATTTCATGAACATGATATAACAGAGTAGTTTTTCAATTGAAGTTTAATTGATATAGCAactttcttttcctttttgatataaaaaaagctattctatattttgactttgacatattcctaatttccattctcaattttaaatattacacaTACATTGTATGTACTTTAATGGTACAACAATCTGTTGATACCTATAGTTTGGctttgcacaaggtcatgtttttctgttACTGTTAATGGcatctttacactaaatccattggatatTGGATATGtactaattgatattttagtcttagaTTCTGCACAATCTTCTGTGTACACAATGTATGCGCATTTAACTGTTCAAATTGTATCCATAATGCATTTTGTACTGGTTTGCCTTTAAAGCTATTTTGTCCTTCACTTTGTTTTACAACACGATAAAATTTGCTTCACTTTCAAATATTCTTATTGGGTTGTAACTTCATTGGAAGAATGTATCCAAAGTCgagatgaaatttgaaaacatgcATGTACAGGACGTTTCTGAATTCGTTTTTAACAATGCATAACCCGTTGAGTctgttataatatacatgtaagtgtaaAGATAGGATAGCTTCTGCCTCACTGTCAGTATGAACTTTTGGTAAGAAATGGTCTGATAGTCAAGGTGCATAAACATACATATAGAAAATTTTAAGTCCATCTAAATgtgcattatatatattttagatggacttaaaattttgtcatgtttgtgggGAAGAAGGGTCTATATTAATATAGCAAATGGCAAGGCTATCCACTTGCCAGACCGTGCAATTTGTCTACATGCTGGTGATAAGTTTTACAAATTACTTTACATGATTGTGCTGTTAgaagttgttttgttttaagtatatgtatgaatgttcttatttaaaaatCCAGGTACTCCACTATTTAATGCTTTACTCTGGCATATTACTAAATaactatttttcaaattaataagtTCTACATGTTCTATTTTCAAACTCATGTGCATCTAAGGTCACAATAAATCAAGAGAACAAATCCAActaatatattatacaaataccaAATACAATCCGCAATTCGAATAACCCCATTACTGGTTAAGGAGAGATAACTCTCTTAAAAATATACTAACTTCACCAAACGTCTTACCCATACCAAACTGACactgaataaaatattattttgtccataaaattattaaagatgtgttaaaatttaaaaaaaaaaaatcgtttctgCAAGCcttaggccaaataaaaatgtatgtgtgATTCCAGTTACATTTAAGAATAGGGTcggcaatttaaaaaaaaaaattacaatttttaaatttgaattgtcaaatttgaaaatcaaaaaaagaTTGTGTGTTTACCGAAATTGATTCAGGTATTTCATATATAGAAGCCCCTACCAGAAGTTCATCATTTCTACATGAGTTTGGTTGTAAAATAAACAGTCATGTCACATTTTTAGTTAATTTTGTGGCATTCTGTTATGAATTGTAGTATTTTAGCCATATtgcagtcagagctcagacataaataagtctgaatctgcttttgactcatagaggtctaaatttgtaagttttaggATTTGTCTTCCTTTAATGTAAGACAAAATACGACTTGAATAAGTCCAATATTgataaacaagaaataattggccagaatcaaaaagttgcaaatatCGACTCCTACAAGTCGATAagtgatcaaaattggttaacTTCAAGACCCACGCATATTTATAAGGAGGTCAtgcatctaaatcaaataatgataACATTGAAAGCCAATGCTTTgtcttttaaagaaaaatatgaatgagagtCTAAAAAATCGGAGATAATGTTAATTGACCTTACAATGCTACCACCTGGAATCACACTTAATGAGGTAAAACATCTGTGTTTAGTAAGGATGTCcaattagataattaaatatagatagctCAAGTCCTTGTGAACTCTCATACAGGTTTTTGCTGACATAGGTGGTGTAGTTTGGCCACAaacagggtttccgctggcggtcgccattttcacaatttgcgaaaaaataataattgtggcgattaaaattcgtcattggcgaaagaatttggcgaaagaaatatatataacgatttatttcagccatcatatttatttactttttttgggTTTCTCTGACTTTTCCGATCAGACAATattcggaattcaccttgaactcgttaagattttgacagaaaatcaataatcagctgattgcattcatagctatcgacatcaaaggacgaattaataaaggtgttgattgtaagatgtgacaaaatgatatgattaaatggcttctgtcacatgtcacaaaagggatttattgaccactttgcgacgcacatgtttgaagcaaaatttttacgcttcctctccttcttttaatgatagtgcagaaaagaaaattgttgttatgacgaaaCATTTCCAAAAGCaagaaaggtctctgatttaaaacttcatcatttaactttcatgtggatcattgatttgagtgggtacttCAAAGTCGTTTCAGTTACACACTTGTTGCAaagcatatagttttacttatgtacgatggtctagaaaagaaaactgtcgttatgaagaaatctattcaaaaggttggcatgagagtaacccttcaatgtaatgactacaccttactcgagggatcaattccaagtgataagatgcatcgttttgttgtaaaaacactTCTTATTTAGGGGGGGctggaaaaaaggaaaattttaaatgaaaaatatatttgtgttacttggcgaaaaaaataataaagtggcgaaaaatatattgttttggcgaaagaggtggcgaaaaaaaataattgacccaggggaaaccctggccacaaagtaacattaagttttttcaccaacataaatagacctaaacaagtctgtcattttctgacttaaataagtctaaaattgaaactacattttataataaatacatgtttcgacttatttaagtcaaaaacaaaaatagacttGTTtgtgtctgagctctgactgtaTTGGATATATGTACTTCTGATGGAAATTTAGATGATAGAAATCTATTAATTTAAATCACAATCCTCAAAATTTGATTgcttaaaaatctatttttcaGAATGGAAAAAAAGTTCTAGGGTCAGTGGTTTATACTATGGATGGTCAGGTAGCTGGAACCAGacatatatctttatttggccttagtTTAGATATGGTCAGATCATATGTTTTTCAAAGACTTTAAGTCATATGAATTCAAACTATGCATGCTTTCTCAATGGCAATAGTGACCTCACAATGCATTCttaatatggggacgaagtccacaataacagtagaaaaatcaataataaaaaaaaaaatcgggaaaatttcctgaatttttcattctactaatgaactcaaaatcgttaactttttttcagatctacttCTGTTTCTGGTTGTGTTCGcatgaaattttgaataaaatgtatatttatcaacaaatatagGAAGGAATTCAACACccaatcatttttattaattgtttgatatgaaaaaaacattaccttGATAACAgcgtttctttatttaaattgaatatgaAGTC is a genomic window of Mytilus trossulus isolate FHL-02 chromosome 1, PNRI_Mtr1.1.1.hap1, whole genome shotgun sequence containing:
- the LOC134687342 gene encoding zinc finger and BTB domain-containing protein 49-like — encoded protein: MNSAPLSMVYRCDKQTSKLSQQLKHFYSCGEFCDVILYSKSSQIHAHRLILAAFSPYFYHCIHRNTDRRNVAEIQLRSYDDRIVKSIVDFFYNGVITVDSDSAEQIFSLANTLQVKEVEKLCLTFLNAQQSFASEIEDRKPHFDSEIGRYSIVEPSKVESSSRSSPRTSPSVSTSGRPLSDSGSIETVDSDVVNIKTEVQDFSYEALQDDYREYYREGRKKDSEGKIKLTKTVVDMSHIQPKLTGQSVNYSQQYMFVRPSQPPPPPTLQMMAPHRDSEKSNDAEMSEPNNSSSTSAKNQQYQSSEEGSADASQLDSDPFPGTLEAMFECQICKQMFVAKHLLEMHMVGIHGFSNLLNHQQMKKRQRVSPGEVSPDFVGGMQCDTCGKYFRDAQSLKFHKYNHILRFSCNVCGKRFSRSWNLHRHRKTHVRYGEVILDSGEDDSMMENMSTEYVDEISSEMVDLTSNVEDDADSSLSSMNTSQDIPSEKGEEEKKDEEKVEEIEESALEEKESALEEVEESPK